A stretch of DNA from Candidatus Nomurabacteria bacterium:
CAACAGGGATACCGTTCCTTAAAGACATTAAGCCCCATTTAACCGGACATTCTTTTCCAGCGATACTACAAGTAGGGCATAGATAAGATCTTAACGCTTAGAGAACTGCTCTGCTCGGCGAGCTCTTTTAAGACCCGGCTTCTTACGCTCTTTTTCACGAGGATCACGCTTAACAAGACCAGAGCGCTTAAGAGTTGATCGGTAATCTTCATTAAACTCAGCTAAAGATCTAGAAACAGCTAAGATGATTGCATCAGCTTGTGAACTATGACCGCCACCTTTAGTTAAAATAGTAACATCGAATTGACCCTCGGCAGAGATAGTAGCAAATGGTTTTTGAAGACGAGAGAAAATATATTCATTACCGTCAAAATACTCAAGAGCGGGTTGACCATTTACTGTCATATCTCCTTTACCTTTAGCATAAAGACGAGAA
This window harbors:
- the rpsI gene encoding 30S ribosomal protein S9, with translation MATAKQYYYGLGRRKSSTATSRLYAKGKGDMTVNGQPALEYFDGNEYIFSRLQKPFATISAEGQFDVTILTKGGGHSSQADAIILAVSRSLAEFNEDYRSTLKRSGLVKRDPREKERKKPGLKRARRAEQFSKR